The proteins below are encoded in one region of Bifidobacterium catenulatum DSM 16992 = JCM 1194 = LMG 11043:
- a CDS encoding DUF3052 domain-containing protein, with amino-acid sequence MTNVNQTASDNAEEFGFHAGDLVQEWLWDDDVDDSIRAKIEDLTGEELVDEDYDSAVDGVIIWWRDGDDEDELSDTIVDAYAVLGDDGPLWVLTPKPGRPGAASSSTVQSAAKTAGMNAATPLTVSGDWNGIHLRAFGKGR; translated from the coding sequence TTGACGAACGTGAATCAAACGGCATCTGATAACGCTGAAGAATTCGGTTTCCACGCCGGCGACCTGGTACAGGAATGGCTGTGGGACGATGATGTGGACGACTCGATCCGCGCCAAGATCGAGGATCTGACCGGTGAGGAGCTGGTCGACGAGGACTATGATTCCGCCGTTGATGGCGTGATTATCTGGTGGCGCGACGGCGATGACGAAGACGAATTGTCTGACACCATCGTCGATGCGTATGCGGTCCTTGGAGACGATGGTCCATTGTGGGTGCTCACCCCGAAGCCGGGACGTCCGGGCGCGGCAAGTTCAAGCACCGTACAGTCCGCCGCGAAGACTGCCGGCATGAATGCAGCCACGCCGCTGACCGTCAGTGGTGACTGGAACGGCATCCATCTGCGCGCATTCGGTAAAGGCCGCTGA
- a CDS encoding YlbL family protein — MGGMPKMKETRRIYGKNTRNGAPGRVKRWLINAEGWLSARSWRYLAGPVVAVLCVLVLIMPSAYVVQMPGPTQNVLGEVSGKQVVAVSGVKTYKDSGQLLLVTVNASGVPGYPVSNAQALVAWADSKSTVIPQEAVVPVGQTAEEYKDSSDKEMTSSQDSATAAAKKFLEEHGYDVSGMKVSMHVDDIGGPSAGMMYTLGLIDKVTGEKLSGGKIIAGTGTMNDKGEVGEIGGIRLKMLGAKRDGATWFLAPESNCSSVVGHIPEGLNVVKVSTLQEAYDALIAIRDGKGASLPQCSAEE, encoded by the coding sequence ATGGGAGGTATGCCCAAGATGAAGGAAACACGACGAATTTACGGCAAAAACACACGTAACGGTGCTCCGGGACGTGTCAAACGATGGCTGATAAACGCGGAAGGTTGGCTGTCCGCGCGTTCATGGCGTTATCTTGCAGGGCCGGTAGTGGCGGTACTGTGCGTATTGGTGTTGATTATGCCCAGCGCATATGTGGTGCAGATGCCCGGTCCGACGCAGAATGTGCTCGGGGAGGTTTCCGGCAAGCAGGTCGTCGCCGTTTCCGGTGTGAAAACGTATAAGGATTCAGGCCAGCTGCTGTTGGTCACGGTCAATGCTTCAGGTGTGCCAGGATACCCGGTGTCGAACGCGCAGGCATTGGTGGCGTGGGCCGATTCGAAATCCACGGTGATACCTCAGGAGGCGGTGGTTCCTGTTGGGCAGACCGCAGAGGAATACAAGGATTCCAGCGACAAGGAGATGACGTCATCGCAGGATTCTGCCACCGCGGCGGCGAAAAAGTTCCTGGAAGAGCATGGTTATGACGTGTCCGGCATGAAGGTGTCCATGCATGTGGATGACATTGGCGGACCGTCGGCGGGCATGATGTACACGCTTGGTCTGATCGACAAGGTGACTGGTGAAAAACTTTCCGGGGGTAAGATCATTGCGGGAACGGGCACGATGAACGACAAAGGTGAAGTCGGTGAAATCGGAGGCATCCGTTTGAAGATGCTAGGAGCGAAACGCGATGGCGCAACCTGGTTCCTCGCCCCGGAATCCAATTGTTCCAGCGTTGTGGGACATATTCCGGAAGGCTTGAACGTGGTGAAGGTGTCCACTTTGCAGGAGGCGTACGATGCGCTGATCGCCATCCGAGACGGCAAGGGTGCATCCTTGCCGCAATGCTCCGCGGAAGAGTGA